In Pseudomonas sp. ADAK2, the genomic window ATGAAAGGGTCGGGGGCTTTAGCCAGGAAGGCTGGGGGCGTCGAACAATCCGTGTCCTGGAACTCCATCGCATCTCGCAACAGCGAGATACACATTCGTTGCGAAGGCTACTATCTCGCCATCACTGTGTCCATCAGATAGCCACTTGAACAAGCGCCTGACTGAAAACAAAAACGACCGCGATCATTTCTGATGGCGGTCGTTTTCGTGTTTCAACAGCACTTGGCTTGAGTCAGAACACTCAGCGCGCGACTGCGGCGATCAACTTTTCATTGCGACGACGACGGGCCACAAACAGCCCGACCGCTACCACCATCAAGCTCAGGAAACCCGTCGCGAGGATTTCCACGCGATGGGCTTCCTGGAACAGCATGATGGTCAGGGCCACGACGATGAAGACGATCACCGCGTAGGTCAGGCCCGGGAACAGCCACATGCTGAAGGCGATTTTCTCGCCACGGGCCATACGCTGCTTGCGCATACGCAGTTGCGAGATAGCGATCACCAGGTACACCAGCAGCGCGATGGCGCCGGAGGTGGCCAGCAGGAATTCGAACACGGCGGCCGGGGCCACGTAGTTGGCGAATACCGCGACGAACGCAGCAGCGGTGGACAGGATGACGGCCCAGTACGGCGTGCCGCTTTTGTTGGTGCGTTGGGAAACGGCCGGCGCATCGCCGCGCTTGCCCAGGGAGAACATCATGCGCGAGGCGGTATACAGCGCCGAGTTCAGGCAGCTGGTTACAGCAACCAGTACCACGATGTCGACGATCAGCTTGGCGTTCGGGATGCCCATGCGTTCAAGCACGGTCTGGTAGGAACCCACAGCGGCCAGCACTGGATCGTTCCATGGCACCAGGGCCACAACGATGAAAATCGAAACGAGGTAGAACAAGCCGATCCGCCAGATCACCGAGTTGGTGGCCTTGGAGATTTGCTGGCCCGGGTTCTTCGATTCTGCGGCGGCGATGGTGACGATCTCGGTGCCCATGAAGGAGAACATGGTGGTCAGGATCGCGCCCAATACTGCGCCCATGCCGTTTGGCAGGAAGCCTTGGGTGTCGAACAGGTGCGAAACGCCGCTGACCTGGCTGTTCGGCAGGAAGCCGAAGATCGCCAGAATGCCGAGGCCGATGAAACCGATGATCGCGATGACTTTGACCAGGGCGAACCAGAACTCGAACTCACCGTAGTTCTTCACGCTGAACAGGTTGGTGACCGTCAGCAGCAGCGTGATCACAAGCGTGAAGGCCCAGATCGCCACATTCGGGAACCAGGCGTGCAGGATGGTCGCGGCGGCGTTGGCCTCCAGCGGAATCACCAGCACCCAGAACCACCAGTACAACCAACCGATGGTGAAACCGGCCCAGTGACCGATCGCGCGATCGGCGTATGTCGAGAAAGAGCCGGTGTCCGGCGAGGCCACGGCCATTTCGCC contains:
- the gabP gene encoding GABA permease, translating into MSSTQSSNGLEQGLKPRHVTMLSIAGVIGAGLFVGSGHAIAAAGPAVLLAYAAAGALVVLVMRMLGEMAVASPDTGSFSTYADRAIGHWAGFTIGWLYWWFWVLVIPLEANAAATILHAWFPNVAIWAFTLVITLLLTVTNLFSVKNYGEFEFWFALVKVIAIIGFIGLGILAIFGFLPNSQVSGVSHLFDTQGFLPNGMGAVLGAILTTMFSFMGTEIVTIAAAESKNPGQQISKATNSVIWRIGLFYLVSIFIVVALVPWNDPVLAAVGSYQTVLERMGIPNAKLIVDIVVLVAVTSCLNSALYTASRMMFSLGKRGDAPAVSQRTNKSGTPYWAVILSTAAAFVAVFANYVAPAAVFEFLLATSGAIALLVYLVIAISQLRMRKQRMARGEKIAFSMWLFPGLTYAVIVFIVVALTIMLFQEAHRVEILATGFLSLMVVAVGLFVARRRRNEKLIAAVAR